The genomic window ATCTGGAAATGGACTGTTCAGAGGACATTTTCTCATACTGAACAAGCTCTGGACTCTCCATGTCAATGTCTTTCTTCATTCATGTCAGTAATAAGATTTCTATCTAAAAGGAATTCTTGTTTGGGAATATGAGATGATTGTTGATTGAAGGCCTAACCACATTCATCATATTCCTAAAGATTCTCTTTAGTGTGGTTCCTCGTGTTACATAAGCTAAGTGTGCCAAGTATTAAGATCAGTCTCACTCATGAGATTTCTCACCAGGGAAGATTTTCTGACATGAAACAACAGTGGAGGTTTACATGAAAGCATATCCAAattgattacattttttttctctccattgtgGATGCTCTGAGGTTGAGCAAGATCACTCTCCATGTGAaaacctttccacattgtttacattcataaggtttcttgccagtgtggattctctgattcAGGGCAGCAAGGGACTTTCCATggaaaagtctttccacattgtttacattcataaggcttttctccagtgtggattctctgatgtttagcaagatcACTGCTccatgtgaaagcctttccacattctttacattcatgaggtttctctcctgagtggattctctgatgtctggcAAGATGACCCCtccgtgtgaaagcctttccacagtgtttgcattcatgaggtttctctcctgtgtggattctctgatgtctggaAAGATGGCCCCTCTCtacaaaagcctttccacactgtttacattcgtAAGGTTTttcaccagtgtggattctctgatgcttagTAAGATCACTCCACCATGTGAAaccctttccacattgtttacactcataaggtttctctccagtatggattcgaTGATGTTTAGCAAGACTACTAATccatgtgaaagcctttccacattgtttacattcataaggtttctctccagtgtggattctctgatgtttatcAAGATGGCCACtatgtgtgaaagcctttccacagtgtttacattcataaggtttctctcctgagtggattctctgatgtgcagtaaGCTGGCCTCTcaatgtgaaagcctttccacattgtttacattcataaggtttctctccagtgtggattctctgatgtctggcAAGAGAACTTGTCTCTGCAAAAGCCTTttcacattgtttacattcataaggtttctctccagtgtggattctctgatgcttaaTAAGATCACTCCACCATGTGAAACCCTTTCCACATtttttgcattcataaggtttctctccagtatggattctctgatgtttagcaagactACTCCTCCATGTGAAAGCCTTtctacattgtttacattcataaggtttctctccagtgtggattttctgatgtttaTCAAGATGGCCCCtttgtgtgaaagcctttccacagtgtttacattcataaggtttctctccagtatggattcgcTGATGTGCAGTAAGTTGGCCTCTcagtgtgaaagcctttccacattgtttacattcataaggtttttcaccagtgtggattcttttGTGTCTGGCTAAAGAGCTCCTatctgtgaaagtctttccacagtgtttacattcataaggtttttctccagtgtggattctctgatgtctggcAAGAGAGTCCCTaactgtgaaagcctttccacagtatttacactcataaggtttctcttgagtgtggattctctgatgggcAGCAACATGGCTCCTCTgactgaaagcctttccacagtgtttacattcataaggtttctctcccaaatggattctctgatgtgcaataAGCTGGCCCCTTTCTGCAAAAGCCTTTCCatattgtttacattcataaagtttctcttgagtgtggattctctgatgggcAACAACATGGCTCCTCtgagtgaaagcctttccacagtgtttacatataaaaggtttctctcccaagtggattctttgatgtacaGTAAGCTGGCctctctgtgtgaaagcctttccacattgtttacattcataaggtttctctccagtgtggattctctgatgggcAGCAAGAGAGCCCCTctctgtgaaagtctttccacagtaTTTACAATCATAAGGTTTCTTTCCAGAGTGTattatttgatgtgaacaaagcTCAGAGTACTCACTGAAAGATCTCCCACCTTTATTATTGACAGAAACCATTTCTACACATTTATTATTTGAATGTTTAATGAGGTCTAAACTCCAGCCAAAGGCCATTCCCTCTAAGTTACCTTGATACCAGGGCATTTCAGGAGGTTTCTGAACCGAATGAATAAGTATTAGTTCTGCAGGAAAACATGTGCTGTATTCATTATCCTGACAACAGTCATTTCCTGAGGTCAATTTCATATAATGATTTAGGGCCGAATATTGGCTGAATTTCTCTGTAGTTTCATCATATTCACCATCAGTCTTTTGAGTTTTATTTGCTTTGTTATTAGAGTTACAGATTTCTCTGGAAATGAAGTCACAGGGACCCTCATTCATGCATCTTTGGGGACCACATCCTTCCACAAAAAGGCTCAGCTTTGTAGACATCTCCACATCAAAAGTAGTCTCTGCCtctgaaggaaacaaagaatgacataaacacagaaggaaagagaatatacacacacaagcaatataaattctttcctctgatggcagaaattaaactgatttttattttatttctccagtCAAAAAGGAGTTTTCAAAATTAAACAAGCAGAAACAGTCTTTGGATACACCATTTCATCATATCTATAAGACGGATGATTTTAGATTTTTACAATAACATTGAAACCTCACAATGGACCTGTGACACAGGCAGGTCCACAATTTTCATTACACTTGTCAACTCATGTCACGAATAAAGAATGGAGGGATGACCTAATCAACTTTCCTGCAGCTAGACTACAACTCAAATTTTGTACCTGAACATACTTTGTTCACAGTATTGGACAATGTTTCTCCATtgctctttctatctttcctaaaAAGTCACTTATcaattattcttataattttgtggATCTTGGGTAATCTTCCAGATATTCTGTTGTCATTATATTGGATGTActactttattctttttaactTTCATGCAGTAATTTTCAAAGTGGAATgtaagttttcttcttttctctacaaAATGCAAAGATATTATGCCACTTAGTGCAGACATACTAAatattcatcttattttacaaTCTACCATATATTATGTCTCATACTCTATACTGAGTCAATCATCCATCTCTCAGGAAATGCACagctgtgaaccttaaaatttctcagaccctacttcataaggttaggattgtgaaccttaaaaaattttcccagaccctacttcataaggttgggttaagaccattccccactttaaacaatgaaggaacttagatcaggaatgtgagaactctacttagatcagaaatgtgaagacctctactccacctgtacttaagcctgctttaggggaaaaaactccttgctgaacaatgaaaagtacttaaacccatacttaagccatgcctattttaggactaataccaaaatggtgctaagtacttataaaggtcaagcaacttgtgaatttacaaggaacaaagaggtgagaaacttactcagagctttcctggtgtgaattactcaaaaatttacagcttcttaggtgtgaactaagaatggtctgtcctttgaaaaacatctactgtgattggtagatataaggacttaggggaggtgacataggagaaaatgccctttaaataggagctcagattcattcagaggggcagtcagattgaggattgagctggtggaggcagctgagatgatgctggcctgttgtcactagaatccttgcttggacaaatcttgtggtgaatgattaaggactgactgatatttctcttaagggcttaggcctgggttggccagggctggcctgggccggcctatccttttctcattattcccctttttctctctttctctcattttctttaattcctcatttgtattaattaaaatctctataaaacccagctgacttgggtatatttgaataattgggaatatttccctggcgaccaccttatatttgatttaaaaacaaaacactgtagtgaaaacatttcctgcggtcacaacttactcatccactcttatatctactacaatttaagtcttccactatttaatcactacagtttataacctcaaccattttaattattacacagcATGCTTCAGCAGTGGTCTGCCAGCCCAAGTCTAGCACTCCCTTCACCACAACAGATAAAGTCTTTTGGGATAACAGTCCGTATACATCTGCTTTCACTTCACTTACTTGGACAGGAGCTCCTTGGGCCTTTTTGCTCTAGTAACCATGGTGCTTCCCCTTGTTGAAAACAGGAGAGAAAAATTTCTCTAGGAACTGGAAGCCCTGGgcataagaaagaaggaagggatcaagagagaaaaattgaaaatatggTCCTCTTAAAGGAAAGAGGGCATGCAAGTAAGGTCTAAGGAATGGCTTTTGTTGTATTCAGTATTGGGACATTTTCAGGGGGAAAAGAGATCATGGAAACCATTTGAAATAAGAAAATTCCATCTTTATTTATGTCTTGTAATAGAAGGGTGGGTACATTCCACAATCTCCATTATCTGGAAATTGAAGGTAGCTGGTAGTGAAGGGCAGAGGGGTCAGAACTTGAagtgagaaaaacaaatttaattcaGCCTCAGAGAAATGGCAAGTGGgtgttcctgggcaagttatttaacctctgtttggctCAGTTGCCTCAACTATCAATTGAGGACAATAAGAGTATCAAACTCACCAGGATGCTGTGAAATTAATACTAATTATGAACTCCTTTATCCAGGTGAGGACATAGAGCAGGTATTttgaaatgcttattcccttcctttccattcctatcATCTGGCCTGGATTTGAGGGAAGAATGAAGGAGGAATAAGGATAAGCTTGCTAGACTAGGCAAAATTAGGGACTGTGAGCTACAGTTTTatacatctttttaaattttatttccatattgtttatttttgtaagtgaataagcATATGAAACCacaacctcaaaataaaaacccaaataagtgaaaaattgtgtgctttcatctgcatcccaactctaacatttctttttctggaggtattcttttttcataagtccctcggaattgtactggatcattacCTTGCTGAGAATtgccaagtctatcacagttgatcattccacaatattactgcTACTATGTTCTCGTGGCTCAGCTTATTTCATTGAATCAGTTCATGTcggtttttctagctctttctgaaataatcctggtcgtcatttcttatagtacaatagtatcccatcacaatcatatagcacAGTTTGTTCAGGCATTTGTcaactgatagacatcccctcaatttccaatcctttcctaccacaaaaagagcagttacAAACATTTTcctacaagtaggtcctttcccctatttttctgatctcttttgggtactgacctagtagtggtatcaatGGATCAAAAGGTGTGCACTGCTTTGTAGACCTTTGGGAGTCATTTGAAATTGCTCTCCAGCAtagatggatcagttcacaactccaccaacaatgtgttAAGtatcacaattttgccacatcccctctaacctTTGTCATTCTACTGTCAGAGTAGCTAATCTGGTCGGGCTAAGGTGGTACCTTGGAggacttttcatttatttctctaatcaagagggatttagaaaaaaaattttcccatgattattgagttttgatttcttcattcgaaaactgcttattcataatctttcaccatttgtcagttggagaatgagttggattcttacaaatttgacttagtcctttatatatttgagaaataagatcataaaaatctgttaaaatagtttttcccagtttgttgcttttcttctaatattgGTTATATTAAAacaagtcaaaattatttattctgtgaaagggatttaaaaaaaaatcttaacttaGTACTTGGAGTGCTCTACCCTTTTAACTTTATCAGTCAAGAACACAGGATCCTTCTGataaaagttcacaccctcaaaggacaggaggtggatcccacagtAACTGCCTCCAGGGCAGTGCcaagcaaattaagaaactttgaTTGGTTCTTGAGATATGATAGaacagcccacagtgaaaggaaggagaaaccagagagacaggaaatgatgtgaagaaaactgcttataaaaaagCCAGCCATTTTGGAATAAACCtgtggaggaggaaagaggagagaggcgTCGGAAAAGGAAGGGAAACCGCGGCCGGGGGCCGGCTGGCCCTGCTGGCTCCTGCCGGGCGGGGACCATGCATTGTGGGAGCAAGGTGAAGAACGAATACATGAAGCGCTACAAAGACCCCATGTGGACACATGTGGCCCGTGCTACCGGGAGCTATTGCATTATCGTCTGAGCTGGAGACTACTGGAGCAGACGCACAACCCCTGGTTACGGGACGGCTGGGGGCTGTCCAGCAACTCGGATGATTCCTCGTCTTCTGGAGGTGGTGGGACCTCCACACCCCTGGGTCCCCAGGGAGCTTCGGCCCCTTCTCCACCCCAGACTCCCCTCAAGCccgaaagagagggagaggaactCGGAGTGGAAGAGAAAGGGGCCAAGGCATCCAAGGATGAGGACGCTGCCAGCCCCCCAGAAACACTAGGGAAAgtcatacaagaaaaaaataaacaggaaatggaagtgaaaaaaaaaaaacagatagaaATGAAAGACAAACTAGTGGATAACACAGATCATCCTCGACAACGTGCCTTGCTTTCTGGAGCTGATAAGAAAACAGCTAAAAGTCCTCAaagaccaagaaaaacaaaagaagtcaAACATCCATTTGCTCTTCATGGCTGGGGAGAAAAGCAGACAGATACTGGGAGCCAGAAAACACATAATGTATGTGCTTCTGCTTCAGAACCACAGATTCATGAGTCAGCATTACGAGCCAAGAACCGAAGacaagtggaaaaaagaaaactggtcAATCCGACACAAAGAGCCTATTCTGTAGACGTGCAGAAACCCAGAAGGAGCAAGCCTTCCTCTTCAGACAGTCCATGGATGACAGAGTACAGCAAGAGCTTGATGAAAGACAGATGTGCTTAGATGACCTCATTAAAAACAGGACATTGGTTTGGGAAACACAATGACGAGGGAAGGGTTGGTTTAGAGAATTCCCAAGAGTGTTATTTTCGTGTATTCTGATAACCTACCTCGGTAGTAGGGCGGATAGCCGAAGCCATAGGCATCTGAAGTTATTCATGATGGTCATTTCCTAGGTCTTTGGTATTCGTGTGTTTTTGAGGCACTTTTATCTTAGGAGCCAATGGCAC from Monodelphis domestica isolate mMonDom1 chromosome 4, mMonDom1.pri, whole genome shotgun sequence includes these protein-coding regions:
- the LOC103106820 gene encoding zinc finger protein 420-like isoform X1 is translated as MAPGTPRPPSQGSITLKDVAVDFTQEEWRLLDHSQKELYLEVMLENVQNLQTVGLPVPREIFLSCFQQGEAPWLLEQKGPRSSCPKAETTFDVEMSTKLSLFVEGCGPQRCMNEGPCDFISREICNSNNKANKTQKTDGEYDETTEKFSQYSALNHYMKLTSGNDCCQDNEYSTCFPAELILIHSVQKPPEMPWYQGNLEGMAFGWSLDLIKHSNNKCVEMVSVNNKGGRSFSEYSELCSHQIIHSGKKPYDCKYCGKTFTERGSLAAHQRIHTGEKPYECKQCGKAFTQRGQLTVHQRIHLGEKPFICKHCGKAFTQRSHVVAHQRIHTQEKLYECKQYGKAFAERGQLIAHQRIHLGEKPYECKHCGKAFSQRSHVAAHQRIHTQEKPYECKYCGKAFTVRDSLARHQRIHTGEKPYECKHCGKTFTDRSSLARHKRIHTGEKPYECKQCGKAFTLRGQLTAHQRIHTGEKPYECKHCGKAFTQRGHLDKHQKIHTGEKPYECKQCRKAFTWRSSLAKHQRIHTGEKPYECKKCGKGFTWWSDLIKHQRIHTGEKPYECKQCEKAFAETSSLARHQRIHTGEKPYECKQCGKAFTLRGQLTAHQRIHSGEKPYECKHCGKAFTHSGHLDKHQRIHTGEKPYECKQCGKAFTWISSLAKHHRIHTGEKPYECKQCGKGFTWWSDLTKHQRIHTGEKPYECKQCGKAFVERGHLSRHQRIHTGEKPHECKHCGKAFTRRGHLARHQRIHSGEKPHECKECGKAFTWSSDLAKHQRIHTGEKPYECKQCGKTFPWKVPCCPESENPHWQETL
- the LOC103106820 gene encoding zinc finger protein 420-like isoform X2 produces the protein MAPGTPRPPSQGSITLKDVAVDFTQEEWRLLDHSQKELYLEVMLENVQNLQTVEAETTFDVEMSTKLSLFVEGCGPQRCMNEGPCDFISREICNSNNKANKTQKTDGEYDETTEKFSQYSALNHYMKLTSGNDCCQDNEYSTCFPAELILIHSVQKPPEMPWYQGNLEGMAFGWSLDLIKHSNNKCVEMVSVNNKGGRSFSEYSELCSHQIIHSGKKPYDCKYCGKTFTERGSLAAHQRIHTGEKPYECKQCGKAFTQRGQLTVHQRIHLGEKPFICKHCGKAFTQRSHVVAHQRIHTQEKLYECKQYGKAFAERGQLIAHQRIHLGEKPYECKHCGKAFSQRSHVAAHQRIHTQEKPYECKYCGKAFTVRDSLARHQRIHTGEKPYECKHCGKTFTDRSSLARHKRIHTGEKPYECKQCGKAFTLRGQLTAHQRIHTGEKPYECKHCGKAFTQRGHLDKHQKIHTGEKPYECKQCRKAFTWRSSLAKHQRIHTGEKPYECKKCGKGFTWWSDLIKHQRIHTGEKPYECKQCEKAFAETSSLARHQRIHTGEKPYECKQCGKAFTLRGQLTAHQRIHSGEKPYECKHCGKAFTHSGHLDKHQRIHTGEKPYECKQCGKAFTWISSLAKHHRIHTGEKPYECKQCGKGFTWWSDLTKHQRIHTGEKPYECKQCGKAFVERGHLSRHQRIHTGEKPHECKHCGKAFTRRGHLARHQRIHSGEKPHECKECGKAFTWSSDLAKHQRIHTGEKPYECKQCGKTFPWKVPCCPESENPHWQETL